AAACGAGCCATCGAAATGTTTAAAAAAGAAACGTGAACAAACGGCGAATTTGAAAACGGAAATGATTAGGAAACGGCATGAAGTTATGAAATAATAAGAATATTAAGTTACATAGAGGAGGTTATTGAAGTGACAACACACCAGCAGCAATTAGAAAAGTACGCTGAACTAGCATTAAAAAAAGGCGTCAATCTTCAAAAAGAACAAGGTCTTATTATTAACGCGCCGATCGAGGCATCGGACCTTGTACGAATCATTTCTGCCAAAGCCTATGGCAAAGGAGCAAAGGACGTTCATGTGGAATGGTCTGATGAAATTCTCACTTACTTGAAAATGAAAAATGCGCCTATGAACGTGCTGGAGAACTTTCCGGAGTGGAAGGCTAAGGGATTAGAGACAATGGTCGAGGATGGTTATGCCCTCTTATCTGTTTACGGGCCGAATCCTGATCTGCTTAAAGAAGTAGATTCAGAACGAGTGGCAAAAGCCAACAAAGCGACCGCGGAAGCTCTGTCCAACTATCGGGATTATATTATGAACGATAAAGTAACCTGGAGCATTGTCGCCTACCCGCAGACAGCTTGGGCAGAAAAAATGTTCCCGGATGCTCCTGTTCAGGAAGCAAAGGAGAAGCTTTGGGAGCAGATTTTTTCCATTACGCGTATTGATCGGGACGATCCGATTACAGCCTGGGAAGAGCACAATGAAAAGCTGAGGCAGGCACGAGAATATTTAAATGAAAAGCAATATAAGCGGCTGCATTATAAAGCACCAGGCACCGAATTAACGATTGAGCTTGTCGACAACCACATCTGGCACGGGGGCTCGACCCATTCTGTTGAT
This Halobacillus salinarum DNA region includes the following protein-coding sequences:
- a CDS encoding aminopeptidase, with protein sequence MTTHQQQLEKYAELALKKGVNLQKEQGLIINAPIEASDLVRIISAKAYGKGAKDVHVEWSDEILTYLKMKNAPMNVLENFPEWKAKGLETMVEDGYALLSVYGPNPDLLKEVDSERVAKANKATAEALSNYRDYIMNDKVTWSIVAYPQTAWAEKMFPDAPVQEAKEKLWEQIFSITRIDRDDPITAWEEHNEKLRQAREYLNEKQYKRLHYKAPGTELTIELVDNHIWHGGSTHSVDGVEFNPNMPTEEVFTMPHKYGVQGKVTSTKPLNYGGNLIENFTLTFEDGKVVDFEAESGEDTLKHLLETDEGAKRLGEVALVPNESPISQSGHIFFNTLYDENASCHLALGKAYPTNIKEGSSMDKTEMDEHGVNDSLVHEDFMMGSAELDIDGETQDGSFEPIFRKGSWAMEFE